GTGTGCCATAGAAAGTGATAGACTTTACAGTGTCATCCTCGACTATCTGCCTCTAACTTTTCAGGAGAGACTGCTTCTCACACTCCCTATCCCTCATGCATTTCAGAGTGTCGCAGCTGTGCCTCTGACCAGAACTGGCCACTGTGATGCTTTTAGGCAGCAGTAAATCTTTCCCACTTATTGCTAGTGCCACAAAATCAATGCCTggctgggaaaaaagaaaaaagaaaaaggactataTACAATGCATAGTCTATTAAAACATTTAGAAGAATTtccctttaaaaacaatttctcaAAACTTCACTACCACTTTCTAAAACACAGTGGTAGAGGAAAAGGTTTGGCACATTTCTCAATTTGCTTGATTTCATCATATGACCAAATTACGGAATTTAGTTGAAGAGTTTTTCAAAGagccatctttctttttcttggcaaCTCAACCTATCCAGGCACATTTTAATTAAAGGCTTATGTTTAAAATGATAAAGACAAAGAAGTAACCTTGATTCATGATGAATTCTGCTTCTCTTTGCAGGATCCGCACTTGCTTTTTATAGCCTGTCATTTCATCTAGGTATTATTTCCCGGGTCACTTTGCCAGGTGGGAAAGAGGCAGTGAATGTAGTGATGTCTGTCAGACTTTTAATGATGCTTTGGGGATTTAATAAAGATACAAAGCACTGTCTACATAAAATTAGGTTTTCCTAATTacacttgggaaaaaaaaaaagctttcttaaGTTTTTTGAAACTGGTAAGCGTGAAAAGATCTTGAATGGCAAGCACACATCAAGTTTTCTGTGTCTGTAACATACTGCACCACTACTTCAAACTGCACATAAATGTCTGGAGGAGGTGTTCTTTATTCTTCATCACAGTTTAGAGGGAAAACAGAAGGGGTATTTGATAACAGGTTTTCTACCTTCAACTCTTTTCATGAAGAGATTTTATACGTTATTAAGAATCAGCTTCTCTgcccttttactttttcttcttcagtaaaTATTCATTAGTGATAAAAAGGGAAAGGacagagaagacaaaaataaactaaaagcatttAAAGAAAAAGCCATAAAAACTCCTCCCTTCCATACTGACGTTTGGAATAATTTGACGAGTCATGGTTTCATTCCTGTCAACTTTCCATTATAGAGTACTGCAATGAGCTGGTGCAAATGGCAATATAGTGTTCTTATTGTTTTAAGAGCGTGGAGTCTCTTCACTCAGAGGTTATTAAACCGGGTTGCTACAACCTGACAGGGTAAAATGACACATGTCTAAAAACAATGAGGTACCTTACTAATGGATCTGTACTTTTTAATGACTGGCAAGGAAGCTATTTAAATATGGGATTATAGAAGACAAAACTAATTTGGGAAAATCCCTTCATGTGAACTGTAGTGTGtcttgaacaaaataaaactgcCCTAATCAGTGCTTAGTAACCAAAAGTACCACCAAGGTAGGGCAGCAATTGTCCTGATTTGATGTCAAATGTCTTGATTTGCTGCAGTATGGGAAGAAACAAGTAAAATACAAAGATGGGGAGAGTGGAGAGggaacaggaagaagagaaagagaaagataacaggCAGCTGTGCTgcagggagggagagggtaaCCAAAAGGCACTAGAAAGTCTctagggaggaaaaagaaaaataccaaataaTACTCATTTGCATACAGAAGTCACATTCTTAAGAATAAATGATGGTCTggtgttttcatttctaaaatgttaaaagtaaatGGAATTTCACTTAAATTCAAGCATGATTTTGCAGACACTGAAGTTTTGGATCTCTCACCTCTGGCTAGGAGGAGCTGCTGTTAAAAGATTGATTCATACCAGGAGTTTACAAGATTTTTTTACTTGTCTTTTCAAAGCCACCCCAAGCATCTCAGTCACATgattctttcaaacaaaaccacacaattaAAATGCAAGAAGAAAGGAACAGCTAGCACTCTAGAAAACACCTTTCCTTTCCGGAGCTCAAGCCCACCATTCCCTTCATTCAtcgtcatctctctctctctacttacAAAGTTTAGGAGCAGTTTGGAGATTAGTTTCTGTTGTTTGTGGCTGAGTTGCTGACTTGGGTGTTCTCACCTCAGGGTTCCGAGTGGGTAAAGGGAAGTTGGATGCAGAGGACGGCcgggaagaaaaagcagaaagccGATGCTTTGGGGTTGGTGCTGCTGAAGATTCAGAGGATACAGCAACATTGTCAACTTGTACTGTAATTTGAACCTCAGTTTCAGATTGAGCCCTAGAGACAGGTGAAGTGTATGTCTCAGATGATTCCCACACAGCTGAGGCAGCAGCTGGATCCAGAGAAATAATAGGGTCCTGGCCTAACCCCCCAGGGTCAAGGTGAGTAGGAGAGTCGTACTCAAATATCTTGTCCACAAACACCCATTTGAGGCCAGCAATGCAGAGGCAGAGGCTGACAAGGCAGGCCAGGATGGGGACAATGCAGATCTTCTCTGAGTTGAGGCAACCTCTCAGGCGCTCAGCTTCCAGGCACACACAGCAGGGCCCGGCCAGGCCCACAAGTCCAGGGCTTCTCCCATCTTCAGTCTGGGTCTCTGGCATGTCTTCAGCTGCGGGAATCCCATCAAGAGATGGGTCTGTACTCAGCTGAGTGGAGGGGCTGGAGGACCTCTGGCCAGCTACCTCAGACATGTCTGGGGAATAAATCTCCATCGGCTCACCTCCAGAAGGCCTGGCCTCTCTCACCGTCCATTACCATGCAGAGCCCCCCCCAGGCAAATGATACAGCATCTTAGAGGGGGAAATCGATAAGTCGTCCAAGTCCAGGGCCATTATCAAAAGCAAGAGGAattcaggaggaagaagaaaaacagaaaagaaagaaaaagctccgagcaactacaaaataaaagtatatcGTAATAATTCTTTAGCTGTTGTTTCTGGGCCACTTTTCCAGTTCTTTTAAATGCTTCTCCAAACCATCCCGGCTGGTCCAGAGGACAAGGGCCAAACTAGAAACACAGCCGATGGCTGGTTAATTAAGTAAACCAGTAGCCCAAACTGAAAGGCATGTTCCTCACCTCGAGCATCTGAAGCTGCTGTCTGCTCAGatgaagaaaacaactgtcatgCAGCAGAAGTAAAAGCAAAAGCAGGAccagcggcggtggcggcggcggcagcagcggcggcggcagGAGAGGCAGCAGTGACAGTAGCAACAGCATCCTGTTGTGTTAACGCAGCGGCTGAAAGAGGCTGAATCATTACAGAGCAGCAGGTGCCTGCCCTCCAAGCATCACTGCAAACACAGGGATCTGAGGGAAGCCTGCGGCCAGGAGGGGCGGTGACTCCCTTCCCcgccctgcctccacccccaccctctttgtCCTTCCTGAGCGCTCAGTCACTTTCTTCCTCTGAGGGCTTCCTTCTTCccagtctctttttctttcctctccccatCCCAAATGAGTCCCCTCTttccgtctctctctctctctttttttcctgtctctcctcccttttctcccagTCCCCCCCACCTCCCCGCCCCTCTATCCCCACTCTGTGCTGCTGGCTGGTCTGAGTGAAATCAGTACTGTACACCCAGCAACACAGGACTGCCAGTGACTTCCTATTTTATTCAATTAGAAGGAATAAAGGCCATCAAATCAAAGAGAAGCAGGCAGACAGCAGTTAAGCTGGGTCCCCATGGCCCCcaccccttttctctctcttttttttttttttgcaaaagcaGCCCCAGTCTTCCaacaccccctccacacacacttccCCCACCTTGCTTGCTTTTAGTCTTGCTGGCTCTCTTTCCTTCACCCACTGTGGGGTCAGAAAAAGCCAGCGATCGATGCTAGCAATCTAACAAAAGCTGGGATGGGGCGGGGGATGTAGGTGGGACCTTCTGGGTTGGACCTGAGGCTTGGCAAAGTCTGATATCTGATTCCTCCCCAGAGAGGTGCGCCTTTCAACAGCAATTTCTTCCTGCCTGCTGCTGAGTGAGAGCATCCCTTCCCCAGCCAGCCCTCTAATAAGTTTTGTTCATCAACAAGATTGTCATTGCCTGATTTTTCAACCAACAGTTTGAACACTGTTTTCTAACCATGGACAGCTCTGTCTTTAGCCCTTTCTGTGAAGACTATGTATGATTTTGTAAAATGCTGAATATGCattggagggagagaagagaagccCATATATCCCTGTCCTTTAAATTTCCAATTCCCTTGTCCCACCAAGAGCAGACTAGACTACTGCCAAGGTGACAGGAAACACTGGTAAGTAACAGAGTGAGGGAACAAGGGCTacctcttcatttttaaatttgcctTTCATTGTGACTCCACACTGCGGAGGTTAGAATTCTCTGGACGCTGGTAATATATACCACATGTCCTCAGCTATAACCGCACTGCAAGTATCAAAAAGAGTTTTCTATAAGAGCATGCCTTTTGGGTCAGGTTTCAGTAGCTCTACCTTACAGATAGTTTccgtgctgattttttttttcttttgaaatagcaGTCCTTAAAAGACCAGAAGAAAGGCATTGTGCTTTTAAAAGAGAAGGCAGGCTCCTGGGAAGCTTCTATTTCATGTTATAGTGTGTACTCTATGCCTCTGAACCTTGGATCCACACTTCCCTAGTACTGGACATCCAAATGGGATCTGAGGAACCATTCTATTTACCCTGTGTCTTAAAAATTCTCTGCAAATCTTCACGTGGAGTCCCAGAAGCACTGAAATTTAGCATTTGAGTCTTGAGAAAATCTGCTTTAAACACATTATATTTTATACAGTACACTGTCTCCAGtgctttcaaatatatttaagcTTCAAATGGTAGGAGATAAGAATATTATGATTTCCTTCAAGATGATATTACTCCATAATTATAAATGACTTAAtggatattaatattttaagctATGTTTTCAGTGCTATCAGTAATAACAACAAAAGCCTGAATTAATTTGCATAATTGTAACAATGACTATGACAAGCTTATGGACAAAATGTGTTATCCTGAAGTTCACCTCTATATAACTTACATATATGTACCAGTAACCAGTATTTTACAATAATTCCTATACTTATTTTCTAGCTTCACCTATTTGATTTGAAAGCAATGAGAGCTCTTTTAACAAAGTGATGGACATGGAATTTTATGGTGTAGAAAATCTATTAAGGCaattaatatttcttaaaatccTCATAATCGATATgcatttaaatattgaaaaattatgCAAGTAAGTAAATGCTAAACTTTCAACTAAGGTAATTAATGATTCCTTCAAAGATAACCCAATTTAATATATGGCACTGAATTAATCAATTCTACCCCAATATTATATTCATTGACAATTCATTTGTGGTCAAGGTCATCTAAATTTCAAAGACCAAAATGGGGCTTAGGTGGCCCCAAGTCACCCACAGTTTTGAAAAATGCTGGTTAACCTCAACCCAGCAAATATTTATGTCACCCTAATCGAGCAAACATATTCagcagactaaaaaaaaaaaaaaaaagttactgagcaCTGCTCTAGTTGTCATTACAAGCTACAGAGAAATATTCTCAAtacttacaaagaaaaacaaatattattaaaCAAAGGCTACAACAAAACATCAGAGACAGACTCCTACAGGCTGCCACACTACTGTGTCCTACCCTATACATGTCAGGCATTGGAATGTCTGTGTTTCCTCCCTGGAAATATATTTCATGAACTTTGGGGCACCATGGTGCTAAGACAGCTTTCAGAGAGCCAGCTTCTTATAAAGTTGTTTTCCCCACTAACTTGGAAGATGAAGGTAATTGGGGAAAGAGAGCAGGACAGGAgattaagaataaaagaaatgctcCATTAGTTCTACCCTGGGAACCAGGAACCAGAACTTGCTTTTACCCCTTCATCAAATCATTCACAGCAATAAAAGTGTAAGGAGGAAAGGTACTGTGCATGGAGCTACATCAGACATTtcctttgaagaaaacatgaatgctTGTAGAAGGAGCTGCAAAGACATGACATTTTTAACCCTTTGAGTTCCACCCTAATAAAACCCAAGAGAATCCATAATTCTATGTCCTCTTAGAAACATGAAATGAGACACTTTCTtactatcttttaaaaactttttataatCACCTCCTTCACAACAAAAACCTATATTTTTTGAGAGCTCTACCTATTCTCCAGGCATTCTGCTAAGTTCATTACACACATTATTTCTGATATTTGCTAATCCTGCGTGGTCCATAttaccttaaaaataaagaagcatgggCTCAGGTAACCTTGGTAATTGAGCCAGGGACTAAATCATTAAATAACAGGGCCAGGATTTGAAGAAGGTCTGACTTATGCTATTCCTTCAGGAAacactccttttcttttttaatcaaaagactatatctatacatatttttTACATATCAGTCCAATGGGACAATAAGTGAACCAGAGAGCATAACAATGATATGGGTTTGCCCAATATAGCTGACAACTTAAAAGTGcctagttttcaaaataaaagcctTCTAAAATTTTGCCTAGTGATTTTCAGATGTTAGTTACAAGGATTAAATGTAGGCCATTTAAATATCATCTACTTATAGTTTAAGTAAAATGAACTCTTTGAAAGTGTCAGTTCTAAGAGTCCTTTTGGGAAGCTATTTCCATTTTGTATTATTGTGAAACAAATTGCCCTGAAATAACATAACAACCACCATAAACAACAACCATTTTATTAGGTCTCTCTAGTAAACCTAGGTTTACTGGGTTCAGCTGAATGGTTCTTCTGCTCCATTTCATGCCAGCTGGGGCTGCAATCAGCTGAGAGGCAATCTAGTtgattcacttaagatgatgcatGCATATGACCAGCAGCTGAAGTCAAGTATCAGCTGGGAGCTCACTGGAGGTGTCAAACAGTACACCAACATGTGCCTTGCCATGTGGTTTGAACTTCTCACAGCATGGTGGCTGGTTCTGAGAGGAAGCATCCATTCCCAGAGACAGGAAGCACACACTGCCAGTATTGTTAAAAGACTCCCATGGGAGTGTCACAAATACTTTTCGTTGCATCCTATTGGTTCAATAGTCACAGGACCAGCCCAGACTCAGGACAAGAGTAATAAATCTTGATGAAGAGAGTGATAAAGTGTTTGCTGCCATATTTACTCATCACTGCAGGTAAGGAAGTAAATGTTGGTAAGTCAACTTGGGTCAAGTGGAGACACAGTAACATAGAATGGATTTGG
The sequence above is drawn from the Castor canadensis chromosome 14, mCasCan1.hap1v2, whole genome shotgun sequence genome and encodes:
- the LOC141416879 gene encoding uncharacterized protein, which produces MLLLLSLLPLLPPPLLPPPPPPLVLLLLLLLLHDSCFLHLSRQQLQMLEVRNMPFSLGYWFT